The Rheinheimera mangrovi genome contains the following window.
GATAGATACTTTTGTTGCCCCGCCCTGTCATCAGTCTATTGAAACTCTGTATCAGGACGAGCATATTCTGCTGATCAATAAACCCAGCGGTTTATTAAGTTTATCCGGTAAAAACCCGCTGAATCTGGATTCAGTGCACTATCGTTTAGCCCAAATTTATCCGCTTATCAGCTTAATACACCGACTCGACTTTGGCACTTCAGGCATTATGCTGCTGGCCCTAGACAAAACCACTAACGCCTTGTTAAGCCAACAGTTTCAGTCCCGCACTGTGATCAAGCGCTACCAAAGCATAGTGGCTGGCCATATAAAACAAGATAGCGGCATCATCGAAGCACCTATCAGCAAAGACAAAGCCTTGTTTCCACGCTTAAAAGTTTGTTTTGAACAAGGCCAAAAAGCCCTTAGCCATTTTCAGGTATTGGAACGCCTGACCAAGCCGGACCGCACCAGGCTGCTATTTACGCCAACCACAGGCCGCACTCATCAACTACGGATCCATAGCCAGTTTATCGGCCATCCTATGCTGGGCTGTGATTTATATGGCACTAACGAAACACAAGCTATGGCACCACGACTGTTGCTGCATGCAGCAGAACTGGAGTTTGAGCATCCAGTCACAGGGCAACGCCTCAGTATTCATAGCCCTTGTCCTTTTTAGCGCTGTAATCCCTGTCACATTTCTGTCTTATTCACTGTGCTACTCTCAGCAGCATTTCATGGGCTATCTAGCACCCCTGATACCGCGGACAAGCTGTCACTGGAGTTCATCATGTCGAAACATTTTTCCGAAGTCGTCGCAAGCGCTTTATCAAGGCGTGATTTTTTAAAAGCAGGCAGCGCTTTAGCCTTAAGCTCGGGTTTACCTGCATTTGCTTCGGCACAAAACCAGACACAGGCGGTGCAATCGAGCTTAACTTTCAGCGAACAAAGTCATCACATGACACCAACACTGGAAGTACCACCAGGTTATCAGGCCCAGGTTCTGCTGAAATGGGGCGAACCTTTGTTTGCCAATGGCCCGGCTTTTGATCCAGCAACACAAACAGCGGAAAAACAGCAGCAACAATTTGGTTTTAATAACGACTTTATTGGCTTTTTGTCTTTACCTTTGGGCAGCAAAAATTCGGATCATGGCCTGTTGGTGGTCAATCATGAGTACACAGTGCCGGAAATCATGTGGCCAGGCTCTCCTGCAGCTACAGCGTTGAACAAAGCCCAAACGGACACCGACATAGCCGCGCATGGCCTGTCCGTGGTGGAAATTCAGCTTACGAATGGCCAGTGGCAGCAGAAAAAAGACTCCAGCTACACCAGACGTATTACCCCGCTGACGCCAATGACGCTGAATGGCCCGGCTGCAGGCAGTGACAGGTTAAAAACTGCCATTTCAGCAGATGGAGTACATACCCTTGGTACTTACGGCAATTGTGCCGGAGGTGTCACGCCCTGGGGCACAGTACTGACAGGCGAAGAAAATATTGATGCTATGTTTGCCGGCGATTTTAGTCAGAGCAAAGAACAGGCCAGCCTGAAGCGCTTTGGCATGGCGAAAAAAGCGCAAAAAAGTTGGGCTACACATTATGCACGTTGGGATTTAACCAAAGAGCCCAACGAAAGTTTTCATATGGGTTGGATAGTGGAAATAGACCCCTACGACCCCACTTCAGTGCCGAAAAAGCGTACAGCCCTTGGCCGCTTTAAACATGAAGGTGCCAATGTTTATATCAACCAGGATGGCCGTGTCGTGGCTTATATGGGCGATGACCAAAAGTTTGAATACCTGTACAAATTTGTCTCAGCAAACCGCTATCAGCCAGACAACAGAGCAGCCAATCTGGATTTACTCGACCAGGGTACTTTGTATTGCGCCCGCTTTGCTGCCGACGGCACAGTCGACTGGTTGCCGCTGGTGTTTGGTCAGGGCCCACTGACCGCAGCCCATGGTTTTCACAGTCAGGCCGATGTGGTCATCGATGTGCGCAAAGCCGCTGATTTATTGGGTGCTACCCCTATGGACAGGCCTGAGGATGTGGAAGTGAATCCGGCTAATGGCGCTGTGTATGTGATGCTGACCAAAAATGCCGACCGCAGCAAAAAGCAACGCAACCCGGCCAATCCACGCGCTGAAAACAAAGCAGGTCAGATTGTTGAACTGGTGCCACCAAAAGGCGATCACAGCTTGTCCAGTTTTGCCTGGGATATGTTTTTACTGGCAGGCCGGCGTGACGATCCCAGCACCAGCTACCATCCGGCTACAGCGGCAAACAGCTGGCTGGCTTGTCCTGATAACTGCGCTTTTGATAGTAAAGGCAGGTTATGGGTCACCTCTGATGGTGCCGAAGATTTTGGTATAGCCGAAGGCATTTGGGCCTGTGATGTCAGCGGCGCGTCGCGCGCTTTAATGAAACGTTTTTTAAGGGCCCCTCTTGGTTCTGAAATTTGTGGTCCATTTTTTAGCCCGGACGATAAACACTTGTTCTGCTCGGTACAGCATCCGGCTGAAGGCAGCAGTTTTGAAGCGCCATCCACCCGCTGGCCAGACTTCGATACCAGTCTGCCACCACGCCCTGCTGTGGTGGTGATCAATCGAAAAGATGGCGAGGTGGTTGGACGTTAATTCAGTTTCCAGCCTTCACTTTCTTGTCGCCTTTTAGACCCTTGCAATCTGTTGTTTAAGTGTCCCGGTCTGCTGACCGGGAACTTAGCACTGCAGCTCCTGTTGTCGTTTTTCCGCAACCATTAACAAAAAACTGAAGTCCGCTACCATATTTTATAAAAACCTGATGCTGCAGTGCACTGCTAGTCTGACAGTTCAACCCGGCGTTTAAGGCTTTGTCTCTGAAGCTATTTTGCAGTTTTACTCACCAAAAAACCTGAGCTTCACAACCCGCTTTGGTGAGGCCTGGTGATGAAGTCTTTGCTGAACCGTTAAAACTGGAGACCTGAATGCGACTACACAAAGGATTAGCGTTGCGGCTTGCACTTATGGCTTTGCCTTTGACCTGGCTGACAGCATGCAGCGAGCCTGCCACTACAACAGCCTCAGAGGTTGCTGTAAAACAACTGGGCAGTTTTCAACCTACTGAACACGGCGTGCTGATCCAACTGCCACAGCAGCACACGCAATTGCTGCGGCTGGAGGTGATGAGCGAG
Protein-coding sequences here:
- a CDS encoding RluA family pseudouridine synthase; its protein translation is MTVIDTFVAPPCHQSIETLYQDEHILLINKPSGLLSLSGKNPLNLDSVHYRLAQIYPLISLIHRLDFGTSGIMLLALDKTTNALLSQQFQSRTVIKRYQSIVAGHIKQDSGIIEAPISKDKALFPRLKVCFEQGQKALSHFQVLERLTKPDRTRLLFTPTTGRTHQLRIHSQFIGHPMLGCDLYGTNETQAMAPRLLLHAAELEFEHPVTGQRLSIHSPCPF
- a CDS encoding PhoX family protein, with product MSKHFSEVVASALSRRDFLKAGSALALSSGLPAFASAQNQTQAVQSSLTFSEQSHHMTPTLEVPPGYQAQVLLKWGEPLFANGPAFDPATQTAEKQQQQFGFNNDFIGFLSLPLGSKNSDHGLLVVNHEYTVPEIMWPGSPAATALNKAQTDTDIAAHGLSVVEIQLTNGQWQQKKDSSYTRRITPLTPMTLNGPAAGSDRLKTAISADGVHTLGTYGNCAGGVTPWGTVLTGEENIDAMFAGDFSQSKEQASLKRFGMAKKAQKSWATHYARWDLTKEPNESFHMGWIVEIDPYDPTSVPKKRTALGRFKHEGANVYINQDGRVVAYMGDDQKFEYLYKFVSANRYQPDNRAANLDLLDQGTLYCARFAADGTVDWLPLVFGQGPLTAAHGFHSQADVVIDVRKAADLLGATPMDRPEDVEVNPANGAVYVMLTKNADRSKKQRNPANPRAENKAGQIVELVPPKGDHSLSSFAWDMFLLAGRRDDPSTSYHPATAANSWLACPDNCAFDSKGRLWVTSDGAEDFGIAEGIWACDVSGASRALMKRFLRAPLGSEICGPFFSPDDKHLFCSVQHPAEGSSFEAPSTRWPDFDTSLPPRPAVVVINRKDGEVVGR